In one window of Helianthus annuus cultivar XRQ/B chromosome 17, HanXRQr2.0-SUNRISE, whole genome shotgun sequence DNA:
- the LOC110921939 gene encoding probable ADP,ATP carrier protein At5g56450 isoform X1, whose amino-acid sequence MVAEDGGEEGSKPEKMVSYWLTNFPRDLMAGAMMGGMVHTVVAPIERTKLLLQTQESNIAIVGGTHRRFNGMIDCIIRTVKEEGVLSLWRGNGSSVLRYYPSVALNFSLKDLYKSILRNRNDAQHSTFMSGPSANFIAGAAAGCTTLVLIYPLDIAHTRLAADLGKTDSRQFQGIRHFLATIWARDGIRGVYKGLPASLQGMVVHRGLYFGGFDTMKEKMSKNTPSEVALWKRWIVAQAVTTSAGLLSYPLDTVRRRMMMQSGIERPMYRSTLDCWKTIYKTEGLGSFYRGALSNMFRSTGAAAILVLYDEVKKFMNWSGSS is encoded by the exons atggtAGCGGAAGATGGCGGAGAAGAGGGATCTAAACCGGAAAAAATGGTGTCCTACTGGTTGACGAATTTCCCAAGAGATCTAATGGCTGGTGCGATGATGGGTGGAATGGTTCACACGGTTGTAGCCCCAATTGAGAGAACAAAGCTGTTGTTGCAGACTCAAGAGAGTAATATAGCGATTGTTGGTGGGACTCATAGGAGGTTTAATGGTATGATTGATTGCATTATTCGTACGGTTAAAGAAGAAGGGGTTTTGTCTCTTTGGAGGGGGAATGGCAGCAGTGTTCTCAGATATTATCCCTCTGTTGCACTCAATTTTTCTCTCAag GATCTTTACAAAAGCATTTTGCGAAACCGCAACGACGCTCAACATTCAACTTTCATGTCCGGCCCATCTGCCAACTTCATAGCCGGGGCTGCAGCCGGGTGCACCACATTAGTCTTAATCTACCCGCTAGACATCGCACACACCCGGCTCGCAGCCGATCTCGGGAAAACCGATTCCCGCCAATTCCAAGGCATCCGTCACTTCCTCGCTACCATATGGGCAAGAGACGGGATCCGCGGGGTCTACAAAGGCCTCCCAGCATCCCTACAAGGAATGGTGGTCCACCGAGGCCTCTATTTCGGCGGGTtcgacacaatgaaagaaaaaatgTCGAAAAACACGCCATCGGAAGTGGCGTTATGGAAACGGTGGATTGTAGCTCAAGCTGTTACAACTTCGGCTGGATTATTGTCGTATCCTTTGGATACTGTTAGGAGGCGAATGATGATGCAGTCGGGTATAGAGCGACCGATGTATAGAAGCACATTGGATTGCTGGAAAACGATATATAAAACGGAGGGTTTGGGGTCGTTTTATCGTGGGGCCCTTTCGAATATGTTTAGGAGTACAGGTGCTGCAGCAATCTTGGTTTTGTATGATGAGGTGAAAAAGTTTATGAATTGGAGTGGATCATCATAA
- the LOC110921939 gene encoding probable ADP,ATP carrier protein At5g56450 isoform X2: MVAEDGGEEGSKPEKMVSYWLTNFPRDLMAGAMMGGMVHTVVAPIERTKLLLQTQESNIAIVGGTHRRFNGMIDCIIRTVKEEGVLSLWRGNGSSVLRYYPSVALNFSLKDLYKSILRNRNDAQHSTFMSGPSANFIAGAAAGCTTLVLIYPLDIAHTRLAADLGKTDSRQFQGIRHFLATIWARDGIRGVYKGLPASLQGMVVHRGLYFGGFDTMKEKMSKNTPSEVALWKRWIVAQAVTTSAGLLSYPLDTVRRRMMMQSGIERPMYRSTLDCWKTIYKTEGLGSFYRGALSNMFRSTGAAAILVLYDEVKKFMNWSGSS; encoded by the exons atggtAGCGGAAGATGGCGGAGAAGAGGGATCTAAACCGGAAAAAATGGTGTCCTACTGGTTGACGAATTTCCCAAGAGATCTAATGGCTGGTGCGATGATGGGTGGAATGGTGCACACGGTTGTAGCCCCAATTGAGAGAACAAAGCTGTTGTTGCAGACTCAAGAGAGTAATATAGCGATTGTTG GTGGGACTCATAGGAGGTTTAATGGTATGATTGATTGCATTATTCGTACGGTTAAAGAAGAAGGGGTTTTGTCTCTTTGGAGGGGGAATGGCAGCAGTGTTCTCAGATATTATCCCTCTGTTGCACTCAATTTTTCTCTCAag GATCTTTACAAAAGCATTTTGCGAAACCGCAACGACGCTCAACATTCAACTTTCATGTCCGGCCCATCTGCCAACTTCATAGCCGGGGCTGCAGCCGGGTGCACCACATTAGTCTTAATCTACCCGCTAGACATCGCACACACCCGGCTCGCAGCCGATCTCGGGAAAACCGATTCCCGCCAATTCCAAGGCATCCGTCACTTCCTCGCTACCATATGGGCAAGAGACGGGATCCGCGGGGTCTACAAAGGCCTCCCAGCATCCCTACAAGGAATGGTGGTCCACCGAGGCCTCTATTTCGGCGGGTtcgacacaatgaaagaaaaaatgTCGAAAAACACGCCATCGGAAGTGGCGTTATGGAAACGGTGGATTGTAGCTCAAGCTGTTACAACTTCGGCTGGATTATTGTCGTATCCTTTGGATACTGTTAGGAGGCGAATGATGATGCAGTCGGGTATAGAGCGACCGATGTATAGAAGCACATTGGATTGCTGGAAAACGATATATAAAACGGAGGGTTTGGGGTCGTTTTATCGTGGGGCCCTTTCGAATATGTTTAGGAGTACAGGTGCTGCAGCAATCTTGGTTTTGTATGATGAGGTGAAAAAGTTTATGAATTGGAGTGGATCATCATAA